The Neobacillus sp. PS3-34 genome has a window encoding:
- a CDS encoding DUF402 domain-containing protein: MGVPIEGEPMQIHSYKHNGHIHRVWEETTVLKGTQNLVIGGNDRTIVTESDGRTWVTREPAICYFHSQYWFNVIGMIREDGVYYYCNISSPFIFDGEALKYIDYDLDIKVFPDMTFNLLDEDEYERHRREMKYPEVIDQILKANVEKLIRWIRQRKGPFAPDFIDTWYERYLTYRG, from the coding sequence ATGGGCGTACCCATCGAAGGTGAGCCAATGCAAATACATAGCTATAAACACAATGGGCACATCCATCGCGTCTGGGAAGAAACGACTGTTTTAAAAGGGACGCAAAATTTGGTCATTGGCGGGAATGACCGGACAATTGTCACTGAATCGGATGGAAGAACATGGGTGACAAGAGAGCCTGCTATTTGTTATTTTCATTCCCAGTACTGGTTCAATGTAATCGGAATGATCCGTGAAGACGGAGTTTATTATTACTGCAATATCAGCTCACCATTTATTTTTGACGGTGAAGCACTTAAATATATCGATTACGATTTGGATATTAAAGTTTTTCCAGATATGACGTTTAATTTATTGGACGAGGATGAATATGAACGCCACCGCCGTGAAATGAAATATCCCGAGGTCATTGATCAAATACTTAAAGCAAATGTCGAAAAGTTAATCCGCTGGATCCGCCAACGAAAGGGCCCATTTGCACCAGATTTTATTGATACATGGTATGAACGGTATTTGACTTATAGAGGTTAA
- a CDS encoding YfhH family protein, which translates to MPKEKRYSEMAEYELMQEIARLHEQARKAEQMGMVSEFAVLERKAIMAKAYLLNPDDFQPGEIYEIDGDPGAYFKIDYLNGVFAWGFRLSGKEDEEALPISMLRKLIKSSVEMNPTDEGQSGK; encoded by the coding sequence ATGCCAAAAGAAAAAAGATACAGTGAAATGGCAGAGTATGAATTGATGCAGGAGATTGCCAGGCTCCACGAACAGGCGCGTAAAGCCGAACAGATGGGGATGGTTAGTGAGTTTGCTGTTTTAGAAAGAAAAGCCATTATGGCTAAAGCATATTTATTGAATCCAGATGATTTTCAGCCAGGGGAAATATATGAAATAGACGGCGACCCTGGTGCTTATTTTAAAATTGATTATTTAAATGGGGTCTTTGCATGGGGCTTCCGATTAAGCGGCAAAGAAGACGAAGAGGCCCTGCCAATTTCAATGTTAAGGAAATTAATAAAATCATCAGTGGAGATGAACCCCACTGATGAAGGACAATCAGGAAAATAA
- a CDS encoding DoxX family membrane protein yields the protein MRWFKTPQAAVVWTVIRIWLGLQWIEAGWGKITGGFDAGGFLKGALANATGEHPAVQSWYAAFIENFAVPNVHIFNVLIPYGELLVGLGLILGLATIPAIVAGAFMNLNFMLAGTTSTNPILYTAAIILLFAGSGAYYFGVDRYTVPFIKGYFNKNNPKNDAHSL from the coding sequence ATGAGATGGTTTAAAACCCCTCAAGCTGCAGTAGTTTGGACAGTAATCAGGATTTGGCTCGGACTTCAATGGATCGAAGCAGGCTGGGGAAAAATCACAGGCGGATTTGATGCAGGAGGTTTCTTGAAAGGTGCATTGGCCAATGCAACAGGTGAGCATCCAGCCGTTCAAAGCTGGTATGCAGCATTCATTGAAAACTTTGCAGTTCCAAACGTTCATATATTCAACGTTTTAATCCCATATGGTGAGCTTCTCGTAGGTTTAGGATTGATTCTTGGTTTAGCAACTATTCCAGCGATTGTAGCAGGAGCTTTCATGAACCTGAACTTTATGTTAGCCGGTACAACCAGCACAAACCCTATTCTTTATACAGCAGCCATTATACTTTTATTTGCAGGAAGCGGTGCCTATTACTTTGGTGTTGACCGTTATACGGTTCCATTTATCAAAGGCTATTTCAATAAGAACAATCCGAAAAATGATGCTCACAGCCTCTAA
- a CDS encoding M20/M25/M40 family metallo-hydrolase yields MLINLLNELISIESSTKKGANQAVDFCGEWLSSHGLEYCKLENNGYRMIVCEIGKGEKTLVFNGHVDVVSGNPNQFIPFEIDGKLYGRGAADMKAGVAAMMCALYELKDEDPGFKVQLQIVADEEIGGFNCSGYLAENGYLGNFVICSEPTQLGIAHQAKGVLRLDLKIRGKSAHGSRPWEGVNAIEKAYQIYERILKLPFTQESTSYYDFPSINLAKIQAGDAYNKVPDECLMCFDIRFLPTQNKEDILKQIESVTEGTVFVNMFAEPINTDMNHPVLTSLDPIVEKHSQSPTVFFGQHGTADTVFFAKHGVPAIEFGPSGANWHGDEEYVICDSVNKYKNILIELVHSLDVENL; encoded by the coding sequence ATGTTAATAAATCTGTTAAACGAGCTTATTTCAATTGAAAGCAGCACGAAAAAAGGTGCAAATCAGGCGGTCGATTTTTGCGGTGAATGGCTGTCAAGTCACGGGTTGGAATACTGCAAGCTAGAAAACAATGGCTATAGAATGATTGTTTGTGAAATTGGCAAAGGAGAAAAAACGCTTGTATTTAACGGACATGTGGATGTGGTAAGCGGAAATCCGAACCAGTTTATTCCTTTTGAAATCGACGGGAAGCTTTACGGCCGCGGGGCAGCAGATATGAAAGCAGGTGTAGCAGCGATGATGTGCGCACTTTATGAATTGAAAGACGAGGATCCAGGATTTAAAGTACAGCTGCAAATTGTCGCAGATGAGGAGATTGGCGGTTTCAATTGCTCTGGATACTTAGCGGAGAATGGTTATTTAGGCAATTTCGTGATCTGCTCTGAACCCACCCAACTCGGCATTGCCCATCAGGCAAAAGGAGTATTGCGGCTTGATTTGAAGATCAGAGGGAAATCCGCCCATGGCAGCCGTCCATGGGAAGGAGTAAATGCGATTGAGAAAGCATACCAGATTTATGAAAGGATTCTTAAGCTGCCTTTTACACAGGAAAGTACGAGTTATTATGACTTCCCTTCTATCAATCTGGCAAAAATACAGGCAGGGGATGCATATAATAAGGTTCCAGATGAGTGCTTAATGTGTTTCGATATTCGCTTTCTTCCTACCCAAAATAAAGAAGATATTCTCAAACAAATCGAGAGTGTAACGGAGGGGACTGTATTCGTCAATATGTTTGCTGAACCTATCAATACCGATATGAATCACCCTGTGCTAACATCGCTCGATCCCATTGTGGAGAAGCATAGCCAGAGCCCTACTGTTTTCTTTGGTCAGCACGGCACCGCGGATACGGTATTTTTTGCTAAACACGGTGTTCCTGCCATTGAATTTGGTCCAAGTGGTGCTAATTGGCATGGGGATGAAGAATATGTCATCTGCGATTCCGTCAATAAATATAAGAATATACTCATCGAGCTTGTCCATTCACTTGATGTGGAAAATCTATAA
- a CDS encoding gamma-type small acid-soluble spore protein: MANFNQQPNKTQAGTNVQEVKQQNAQSSQGQYGTEFASETNAAEVKKQNQQSAAGKSSQGQYGTEFASETNAAEVKKQNQQAEAGKNQNSGEFGQQ; the protein is encoded by the coding sequence ATGGCAAACTTCAATCAACAGCCAAACAAAACACAAGCTGGTACTAACGTCCAGGAAGTAAAACAGCAAAATGCACAATCTTCACAAGGCCAATATGGCACTGAGTTCGCGAGTGAAACAAATGCGGCTGAAGTGAAAAAACAAAACCAGCAATCAGCTGCTGGAAAATCAAGCCAAGGCCAATATGGCACTGAGTTCGCTAGCGAAACAAACGCTGCTGAAGTGAAAAAACAAAATCAGCAGGCAGAAGCTGGTAAAAACCAAAACAGCGGCGAATTCGGCCAACAATAA
- the recX gene encoding recombination regulator RecX → MPIITKITTQQKRQDRYNIFMDYGNGEQYAFSVDENVLLKFRMKKGMELDDLSLMEINYQDDIRKAYNLAISHLASRIRSEKEIRDYLSKKEMEDPVINEVVHKLIQQNYINDLDFALAYVRTQMNTTDKGINIIKTELKEKGITGSMMEDALKEYPFEIQVEKAVKLCDKNSKKNTKESKRMAEQKLESMLMRKGYPFDVIQIAVKENKEVDDEQENDEFNAIRFQGEKLQRKYSKYNGFEYKQKMKQALFRKGFSFDLIERFLDEQEHEE, encoded by the coding sequence ATGCCAATTATTACAAAAATCACTACTCAGCAAAAAAGACAGGACAGATATAATATTTTCATGGATTACGGCAATGGTGAGCAATATGCTTTTAGTGTGGACGAGAATGTCCTTTTAAAGTTCCGGATGAAAAAGGGTATGGAATTGGATGACCTTTCTTTAATGGAAATAAATTATCAGGATGATATCAGGAAGGCCTACAATCTTGCAATCAGTCATCTTGCTTCAAGGATTCGGTCCGAAAAAGAAATAAGGGATTATTTAAGTAAAAAAGAAATGGAAGACCCGGTCATAAATGAAGTAGTGCATAAATTGATTCAGCAAAATTATATAAATGATTTGGATTTTGCATTGGCTTATGTCAGGACACAAATGAACACTACCGATAAAGGGATAAATATAATTAAGACAGAGTTAAAAGAAAAGGGCATAACAGGATCAATGATGGAGGATGCCTTGAAGGAGTACCCTTTTGAAATTCAGGTAGAAAAGGCTGTAAAGCTCTGTGATAAAAATAGCAAAAAGAATACGAAAGAATCAAAAAGGATGGCTGAGCAAAAGCTGGAAAGCATGCTGATGAGAAAAGGATATCCTTTTGATGTCATTCAAATTGCTGTCAAGGAAAATAAGGAAGTCGATGATGAACAGGAAAATGATGAATTCAATGCCATCCGCTTTCAAGGGGAAAAGCTCCAACGGAAATACTCAAAATATAACGGTTTTGAATATAAGCAAAAAATGAAGCAGGCTTTATTCAGAAAAGGATTTTCGTTTGATTTGATCGAACGATTTTTGGATGAGCAAGAACATGAGGAATAA
- a CDS encoding YgaB family protein: MNNFNRLVSEQLKTMEKLLYIQAELERCQEIEEELQLLQNESELESVHLEVLRMKKELREIQKIFEKQTEDVIQSYQKVEETSCI, encoded by the coding sequence ATGAACAATTTTAACCGTTTGGTTTCCGAGCAACTGAAGACGATGGAAAAATTACTCTACATTCAAGCTGAATTGGAACGCTGTCAGGAAATAGAAGAAGAATTACAGCTTCTACAAAATGAAAGCGAGCTTGAAAGTGTTCACTTAGAAGTACTGCGGATGAAGAAAGAGCTAAGGGAAATTCAGAAAATATTTGAAAAACAAACAGAGGATGTAATCCAATCCTATCAAAAGGTAGAAGAAACATCTTGCATTTGA
- a CDS encoding TIGR01777 family oxidoreductase → MKIAIAGGTGFVGKALTNELLSQNHEVFILTRRKNSPSGKRNLHFVQWLNDESKPWEDLNATDVFINLAGESINSGRWTGEQKKRILESRLQSTGELLEIFRKMDRKPRVLINASAIGYYGTSESELFTEEDNIPGNDFLANTVKNWEQKAMEASSLGIRIVLCRFGIILDRSKGALSRIALPYRFFAGGRVGSGQQWVSWIHIDDVVRGILFAFHHEELRGPVNFTAPHPVTMDVFGRILGSVLKRPHWLPVPGFALKLLLGEMSTLVLEGQQVQPVKLIKEGFEFQYTELSSALKNIFSLDTRIFPYLLGKNGNGRKKC, encoded by the coding sequence ATGAAAATTGCCATAGCTGGTGGAACGGGCTTCGTTGGGAAGGCGTTAACAAATGAATTACTTTCTCAAAATCATGAAGTTTTTATTTTAACAAGACGGAAAAACTCTCCTTCTGGTAAAAGGAACCTCCATTTTGTTCAATGGCTGAATGATGAATCGAAACCATGGGAAGATCTCAATGCTACAGACGTTTTCATAAATTTGGCCGGAGAATCCATAAATAGTGGACGCTGGACCGGGGAACAAAAGAAAAGAATACTGGAAAGTCGGCTCCAAAGTACGGGGGAGCTGCTGGAAATCTTCAGAAAAATGGATAGAAAGCCGCGTGTCCTTATAAACGCAAGTGCAATTGGATATTATGGAACCTCAGAAAGTGAACTATTCACTGAAGAAGACAACATTCCAGGCAATGATTTTTTGGCGAATACCGTAAAGAATTGGGAACAGAAAGCAATGGAAGCTTCTTCATTAGGAATCCGCATAGTCCTGTGCAGATTTGGAATCATACTTGATCGTTCTAAGGGCGCTCTTTCACGTATTGCTCTTCCATATCGATTTTTTGCAGGCGGAAGAGTAGGCAGCGGCCAGCAATGGGTTTCATGGATCCATATTGATGATGTAGTGAGAGGCATACTTTTTGCGTTCCATCATGAAGAGCTCAGGGGACCTGTGAATTTTACGGCTCCACATCCTGTCACAATGGATGTATTCGGCAGGATATTGGGCTCTGTTTTAAAGCGTCCTCACTGGCTCCCTGTTCCAGGTTTTGCCCTTAAATTACTTTTAGGCGAAATGAGCACGCTGGTACTGGAAGGCCAACAAGTCCAGCCTGTTAAACTTATTAAAGAGGGATTTGAATTCCAATACACTGAGCTTTCATCAGCCCTAAAAAATATATTTTCTTTAGATACCCGTATCTTTCCTTATCTTCTAGGCAAAAATGGAAATGGTCGAAAAAAATGCTGA
- a CDS encoding GNAT family N-acetyltransferase has protein sequence MEYKRITSIDDSNFKKLHDLMGEIFPPQEVLEYSLWKEPLEDPGIRVFVAVEENQVVGATEYRYYKDWNIAMTDFTIISRPGLGIGHFLAQNRSRDLKGLAKENGKELSGMFAEIYDPYRVEHHEFGGVKVMDPYVRREVLSHLGYKRLDLKYVHPSWENDGKAVEGLDLCFMPMEESTNEISASLTAEFLTTYYSVLSNKPQEWLAMIEEIKSKNSIALLPL, from the coding sequence ATGGAATACAAGAGAATTACTTCTATAGATGATTCTAATTTTAAAAAGCTTCATGATTTGATGGGAGAGATTTTTCCTCCTCAGGAAGTGTTAGAATACAGCCTCTGGAAGGAGCCGCTTGAAGATCCAGGCATACGTGTGTTTGTAGCGGTGGAAGAAAATCAAGTGGTTGGAGCAACCGAATACCGGTATTATAAGGATTGGAATATTGCAATGACTGATTTCACCATTATCAGCCGCCCTGGCCTGGGTATTGGACATTTCCTTGCACAGAACCGAAGCAGGGATTTAAAGGGACTAGCTAAGGAGAATGGAAAAGAGCTATCCGGTATGTTCGCGGAAATATATGATCCCTACCGGGTTGAGCATCATGAATTTGGCGGGGTAAAAGTAATGGATCCCTATGTACGCCGGGAAGTGCTTTCGCATCTTGGTTATAAGCGCCTTGACCTGAAATATGTTCATCCTTCCTGGGAGAACGATGGAAAAGCAGTCGAAGGACTAGATCTTTGCTTTATGCCAATGGAAGAAAGCACTAATGAAATTTCTGCGAGCCTAACAGCAGAATTCCTGACAACGTATTATTCTGTCCTTTCAAACAAACCGCAGGAGTGGCTTGCTATGATAGAGGAAATCAAAAGTAAAAACTCAATTGCCTTGCTTCCTTTATAA
- a CDS encoding small, acid-soluble spore protein K, which translates to MRNKETGFPNQNNNKFEGEPRAKAEYASKRADGTINTHPQERMRASNQRENDTNNELFS; encoded by the coding sequence ATGAGAAACAAAGAAACAGGTTTCCCGAACCAAAATAACAACAAATTTGAAGGCGAACCAAGAGCAAAGGCCGAATATGCTTCAAAACGTGCTGATGGAACGATCAATACTCATCCACAGGAGCGTATGCGCGCATCAAACCAACGAGAAAACGATACAAATAATGAATTATTTTCCTGA
- a CDS encoding carbon-nitrogen hydrolase family protein gives MKLRVSAVQYHLHTIQSFEEFAHQCEHYIKTAEEFGAEFVLFPEFFTTQLLSIGNGQGQSLSINDLPNFTEQYRNLFSSFAKSTGMHIIGGTHVVEREGKLYNTAHLFYPDGRVGEQAKLHITPTEVNEWNMATGDSFQIFDTDKGRIAILTCYDIEFPEIVRMAKAKGADVIFCPSCTDDRHGFHRVRYTSHARAIENQVYVVLTGTVGHLPTVDFMRANFGQAAIITPNDIPFPPKGIMVEGEINDDMIVTADLDLELLYEIRERGSVTTWRDRRTDLYIDWETK, from the coding sequence ATGAAACTTCGGGTATCCGCTGTGCAGTACCATCTGCATACAATCCAGTCTTTTGAAGAATTTGCACATCAATGTGAGCATTATATTAAAACGGCTGAGGAATTTGGGGCAGAATTTGTGTTGTTTCCGGAATTTTTTACAACTCAGCTGCTATCGATAGGTAATGGCCAGGGACAGAGCTTAAGCATAAATGATTTGCCGAATTTTACAGAACAATATAGAAACCTTTTTTCTTCGTTTGCGAAAAGTACCGGGATGCATATAATTGGCGGTACTCATGTAGTCGAAAGAGAAGGGAAATTATACAATACTGCCCACTTATTTTATCCAGACGGAAGAGTGGGTGAGCAGGCAAAGCTTCATATTACCCCGACGGAAGTCAATGAATGGAATATGGCCACGGGTGATTCATTTCAGATCTTTGATACGGATAAGGGAAGAATCGCTATTTTGACTTGTTACGATATTGAATTTCCGGAGATTGTCCGGATGGCGAAAGCTAAGGGAGCAGACGTCATTTTTTGCCCATCCTGCACGGATGACCGCCATGGTTTCCATCGCGTCCGTTATACAAGCCATGCCAGAGCGATAGAAAACCAGGTATATGTCGTATTGACAGGTACGGTTGGGCACCTTCCGACGGTTGATTTTATGCGCGCCAACTTTGGCCAGGCTGCGATTATTACACCAAACGATATCCCATTTCCACCAAAAGGCATCATGGTTGAGGGAGAAATTAATGATGATATGATTGTAACGGCTGATTTGGATTTGGAGCTTCTTTATGAGATCCGTGAACGGGGCTCCGTGACTACATGGCGCGACAGGCGGACAGATTTATATATCGACTGGGAAACAAAATAA
- a CDS encoding YfhE family protein gives MLKGRIQVEKKKKEKPKFTLTSMQEVAYRRDFKMADRAGGFAERKSKH, from the coding sequence ATGCTGAAAGGAAGGATTCAAGTGGAAAAAAAGAAAAAGGAAAAACCAAAATTCACCTTAACAAGCATGCAGGAAGTAGCATATCGAAGAGATTTTAAAATGGCCGACCGTGCTGGAGGCTTTGCCGAAAGAAAATCAAAGCATTAA
- a CDS encoding GNAT family N-acetyltransferase — protein MYRSEFYVFEKDRPVSICIRNYTEKDFDELIQIQSECFPLPFPSELWWNKDQLHNHVSLFPDGALCVEVNGELAGSLTGLCVEFQPDEPSHTWEEITDRGYIRNHNPNGNTLYIVDISVLPKHRKLGLGKLMMQSMYHVVIQKGLDRLLGGGRMPGYHKCASDMTADQYLEAVMKGDLKDPVITFLLRCNRVPLTIINNYLDDEESCHNAVLMEWRNPFNTKEQELM, from the coding sequence ATGTATCGAAGTGAATTCTATGTATTTGAAAAGGACCGACCTGTTTCCATCTGCATAAGAAATTATACAGAAAAGGATTTTGACGAACTCATTCAAATCCAGTCGGAATGCTTCCCCCTACCGTTCCCATCTGAGCTGTGGTGGAATAAAGATCAGCTTCATAACCATGTTTCATTGTTTCCGGATGGAGCGTTATGTGTGGAAGTAAATGGGGAGCTTGCAGGGTCCTTAACTGGTCTCTGTGTTGAATTTCAGCCAGATGAACCAAGCCATACTTGGGAAGAAATAACGGATCGTGGTTATATCAGGAATCATAATCCTAACGGAAATACACTTTACATTGTCGATATCAGTGTCCTGCCGAAGCATCGGAAGCTGGGACTTGGAAAGCTGATGATGCAATCTATGTATCATGTTGTCATTCAAAAAGGGCTGGACCGTCTGCTCGGTGGAGGAAGAATGCCTGGTTACCATAAGTGTGCTAGTGACATGACTGCTGACCAATATTTGGAGGCTGTCATGAAAGGGGATTTAAAAGACCCCGTCATCACATTTTTGCTCCGCTGTAACCGTGTGCCTTTAACCATTATTAACAACTACTTGGACGATGAAGAGTCGTGCCACAATGCAGTCTTAATGGAATGGAGAAACCCTTTTAATACTAAAGAACAGGAGCTGATGTAA
- a CDS encoding homoserine dehydrogenase, with the protein MESLKVALLGFGTVGEGVYRTIGTHQERLQKILGKRVEVVAVLIRDARKRRNIEGDVLITADFNDILSLPQLDVVIEAIVEKEPSYTYLKKAIKKGAHIITANKEMFAHHGKELIELAEKYKVSVGFEATVAGGVPIIQTLRQLLMVNSVQKIEGILNGTSNFILSEMREKKQAFAGALFQAQENGYAEADPSNDVEGTDAFYKLMILSKLAFGKQPDWNKVEIAGITSITGELVVEAQKLGLRFKHIASVQNVNGRIIASVKPALVTRSHPFYHIEGVQNAVNIQADIVGGITLSGPGRGCIRRRVR; encoded by the coding sequence ATGGAAAGTCTGAAGGTGGCATTGCTTGGTTTTGGTACTGTGGGGGAAGGGGTTTATAGAACAATCGGAACCCATCAGGAAAGGCTGCAAAAAATTCTTGGAAAAAGAGTAGAAGTTGTAGCTGTGCTGATTCGAGATGCGAGGAAGCGGCGCAATATCGAAGGGGACGTTTTGATCACTGCGGATTTTAATGACATTCTAAGCCTTCCCCAGCTGGATGTTGTGATAGAGGCAATTGTAGAAAAAGAGCCTTCTTACACGTATTTGAAAAAGGCGATTAAAAAGGGCGCTCATATTATAACAGCAAACAAGGAAATGTTTGCCCATCACGGTAAGGAGTTAATCGAACTTGCAGAGAAATATAAGGTTTCTGTAGGATTTGAGGCAACTGTTGCAGGGGGGGTACCCATTATTCAAACGCTTCGCCAGCTGTTAATGGTGAATAGCGTTCAAAAAATTGAAGGGATTTTAAATGGTACCTCAAATTTTATCCTATCGGAAATGCGTGAAAAGAAACAGGCTTTCGCAGGTGCACTATTCCAGGCACAAGAAAATGGTTATGCGGAAGCAGATCCCTCTAATGATGTCGAGGGAACGGATGCCTTTTACAAATTAATGATCTTGAGTAAACTAGCTTTTGGAAAGCAGCCTGATTGGAACAAGGTTGAGATTGCCGGAATCACATCTATCACAGGAGAATTGGTGGTGGAGGCGCAAAAGCTGGGATTGCGGTTTAAGCATATTGCTTCAGTGCAGAATGTTAACGGACGAATTATTGCTTCTGTAAAGCCTGCCCTCGTCACAAGATCCCATCCTTTTTACCATATTGAAGGTGTGCAAAATGCAGTCAATATACAAGCAGATATTGTAGGTGGCATTACCTTGAGCGGCCCGGGGCGGGGATGTATCCGACGGCGAGTGCGTTGA
- a CDS encoding YfhJ family protein: protein MKDYQERLTKLLLNKNDFLSYEQARTWIELLWDDFETTYARAGREYKGIEMTEKIVRHWIEQYGENLHEFVAQNPKYKDYLIQDKNKLH, encoded by the coding sequence ATGAAAGATTACCAGGAAAGATTAACAAAGCTTTTGCTGAATAAGAATGATTTCTTATCGTATGAGCAGGCAAGAACATGGATCGAACTATTATGGGATGATTTTGAAACAACATACGCCCGGGCTGGCAGAGAATATAAAGGCATTGAAATGACAGAGAAAATTGTGCGGCATTGGATTGAACAATATGGAGAAAACCTTCACGAATTTGTAGCCCAAAATCCTAAATATAAGGATTACTTAATACAGGACAAAAACAAGCTTCATTAA
- the mutY gene encoding A/G-specific adenine glycosylase produces MNETHLKNLEQFNIENFQHDLISWFKEEQRDLPWRKDQDPYKVWVSEIMLQQTRVDTVIPYFNRFIDMFPTLNDLAEAEEEKVLKAWEGLGYYSRVRNLHSAVKEVREKYSGNVPDTPQEISGLKGVGPYTAGAILSIAYGIPEPAVDGNVMRVFSRLLSIWADIAKPSSRKVFEEAVRSTISVTEPSFFNQALMELGALICTPTSPSCLLCPVREHCTAFHEGVQAELPVKSKKNKQRDVQLAALILTDEIGKYLIHKRPETGLLANLWEFPNVEIHHPLQYEKFQLADQFNQTFDLIVEPENMIGQIEHVFSHLIWNIKIYTGKIKEGFQESPEWKLVSFEEMEQYAFPVSHQKMRRIYEEYKENAE; encoded by the coding sequence ATGAATGAAACACATTTGAAAAATCTTGAACAATTTAATATAGAAAATTTCCAGCATGACTTAATTTCTTGGTTCAAAGAAGAGCAGCGTGATCTGCCCTGGAGAAAGGACCAGGACCCCTACAAGGTTTGGGTCTCTGAAATTATGCTACAGCAAACACGCGTCGATACGGTAATCCCTTATTTTAACCGTTTTATAGACATGTTTCCTACTCTTAATGACCTCGCCGAGGCAGAGGAAGAGAAAGTTTTGAAAGCGTGGGAAGGGCTTGGATATTATTCCCGCGTTCGGAATCTCCATTCAGCTGTAAAAGAAGTTAGAGAAAAATACTCAGGTAACGTTCCAGATACACCTCAGGAGATATCTGGCTTAAAAGGGGTAGGTCCATATACTGCGGGAGCAATTTTAAGCATTGCCTATGGAATCCCAGAACCAGCTGTTGACGGAAATGTTATGAGGGTTTTTTCAAGGCTACTTTCCATTTGGGCCGATATTGCAAAGCCTTCATCAAGAAAAGTGTTTGAAGAAGCAGTTCGATCCACTATTTCCGTTACAGAGCCTTCTTTTTTTAACCAGGCATTAATGGAACTTGGCGCACTCATTTGTACACCGACCTCGCCTTCTTGTTTGTTATGTCCGGTTCGTGAGCATTGTACTGCCTTTCATGAAGGAGTACAGGCAGAATTGCCGGTTAAATCAAAGAAAAATAAACAGAGGGATGTTCAGCTTGCAGCCCTGATTCTTACAGATGAAATAGGGAAGTACTTGATTCATAAACGTCCTGAAACAGGACTGCTCGCAAATTTATGGGAATTTCCTAATGTGGAAATCCACCATCCGCTACAATATGAAAAATTTCAATTGGCCGACCAATTTAATCAAACGTTTGATTTAATTGTGGAACCTGAAAATATGATTGGGCAAATAGAGCATGTTTTTTCACATTTAATCTGGAATATAAAAATCTACACAGGAAAAATAAAAGAGGGCTTTCAGGAATCTCCGGAATGGAAGCTCGTTTCATTTGAAGAGATGGAGCAATATGCTTTTCCTGTATCGCATCAGAAAATGCGCAGAATTTATGAAGAATACAAAGAGAACGCCGAGTAG
- a CDS encoding YfhD family protein, with the protein MGRANKHKTRDKNKGSLPQVPKNLKSDGIDVEYSQELADQADLEAQARSNAANQRARKKKK; encoded by the coding sequence ATGGGCCGTGCAAATAAGCATAAAACTCGTGATAAAAATAAAGGATCACTTCCACAAGTGCCAAAAAACCTTAAGTCTGACGGCATTGATGTAGAATATTCACAAGAGCTTGCCGATCAGGCGGACCTGGAAGCACAGGCTCGTTCCAATGCCGCAAACCAGCGGGCAAGAAAGAAAAAGAAGTAA